From a single Sorghum bicolor cultivar BTx623 chromosome 5, Sorghum_bicolor_NCBIv3, whole genome shotgun sequence genomic region:
- the LOC8155422 gene encoding uncharacterized protein LOC8155422 — protein MPLRALVGSGPDYDPNSTIRLAMVSTGRHSDPIYGSEAEFSVYEPSVGEGQSPRFSSAFLAVQNGAPPTYSMIMVGWDVNPQYYGDDRAHFEIVWVDKGTACANLGCRGFVQQSKQVFPGLKITPVSTVGGQQSYLHLKVFKDQKTGNWWLIYGDGHHPVGYWPKELFTYMADAADAVSWFGMVAAARGEPTPPMGSGQSPDQGEGKAAYFENIRVVDASHNLVVPSLGGCQTHVTVPSCYALGHFRNSDDGSGLRFLYGGGGCHPE, from the exons ATGCCATTAAGAGCACTGGTGGGGTCCGGTCCCGATTATGATCCTAATAGTACTATCCGA CTTGCCATGGTCTCGACAGGACGTCATTCAGATCCAATCTATGGTTCCGAAGCGGAATTCTCAGTCTACGAGCCCAGTGTTGGTGAGGGACAATCACCAAGGTTTAGTTCAGCATTCCTTGCAGTACAAAATGGAGCTCCGCCAACCTACAGTATGATAATGGTGGGATGGGAT GTTAATCCGCAGTATTATGGCGATGATCGTGCCCATTTTGAAATTGTGTGG GTTGACAAGGGCACTGCATGCGCAAATCTTGGCTGTCGTGGCTTTGTGCAACAAAGCAAACAGGTATTCCCTGGATTGAAAATAACCCCTGTTTCAACAGTAGGTGGACAGCAAAGCTACCTACATCTGAAGGTTTTCAAG GACCAAAAAACTGGGAATTGGTGGTTGATATATGGCGATGGCCACCACCCAGTAGGCTACTGGCCAAAGGAACTCTTCACGTACATGGCTGATGCCGCGGACGCCGTCAGCTGGTTTGgcatggtggcggcggcgcgtgGCGAGCCGACGCCTCCCATGGGCAGTGGCCAGTCACCTGACCAAGGAGAAGGCAAAGCTGCGTACTTCGAAAATATCAGAGTTGTCGATGCGAGCCATAACCTTGTGGTTCCTAGCCTCGGTGGCTGCCAAACGCATGTAACCGTGCCAAGCTGCTACGCGTTAGGCCACTTCAGAAATTCTGATGATGGTTCGGGTCTTCGTTTCCTCTACGGTGGAGGAGGTTGCCATCCGGAGTGA